In Paludibacter propionicigenes WB4, the genomic window GTTGCGTTATCGGAGATAATTGTACACTGCATTCCGGTTGCGTGATTGGGTCCGACGGTTTTGGCTTTGCTCCGGTAGAAGATGGTTCGTATAGCAAAATTCCTCAGATGGGTAATGTTGTACTCGAAGATGATGTAGAGATAGGGGCAAACTCGGTGGTAGACAGAGCTACAATGGGTAGTACCATCATTCGCAAAGGAGTGAAAATAGATAATTTAGTGCAGATAGCACATAATGTAGAGGTTGGAGTTAATACTGTTATAGCTGCACAAACAGGGATTTCAGGTTCTACAAAATTAGGAAAACGATGTATTCTGGCTGGTCAGGTAGGCATAGCCGGGCATTTACATATAGCCGATGGCACTATTTTTGGTGCTCAGACCGGCGTGCCGAGTTCAGTGAAAAAACCAAATCAAACGTTACAGGGATATCCTGCTTTACCGATTATGACTTTTCAAAGGGCTTCAGTAGTTTATAAAAATTTACCTGAAATTCAAAAGCAGATTTTGGAATTGCAAAAGCAAATTCAGGAGTTAGAAAACAAAATAAAAAAGTAGTATCTCTAAAATAACGTATGTCGAAACAAAAAACGATTAAAGAAGCCTTTACACTAGCCGGAAAAGGTTTACACTCCGGTTTGGAAATAGTCTTAACGTTCAATCCAGCCCCCGAAAATCACGGAATTAAAATTAAAAGAGTAGATTTGCCAGAGCAACCCGAGATGGATGCAGTAGCCGAGTATGTAACTGAAACTACGCGAGGTACAGTTTTGAAAAAAGGGGAAATGCAGGTTAGTACTGTAGAACACGCTTTATCAGCACTTTATGCATTCGGAATCGACAATTGTTTATTGGAAGTAAATGCACCGGAATTCCCTATTTTGGATGGAAGTGCAAAATATTTTGTTGAACAAATTCAACAAATAGGAATTGTAGAACAACAAGCAGAAAAGGACTATTTCATAGTTCGGAAAAAAATAGAATATACCATACCTGAAACCGGAGCAAAAATCATTTTACTTCCCGATGATACTTTCAGTGTGGATGTGCATATTGCATTTGATTCAGCTGTGCTGAATAACCAATTTGCAAGCCTTTCATCGTTGGATGACTTTGCAACCGAAATAGGCAGTGCACGCACTTTCGTTTTTGTACGCGAGATAGAGCAACTGGTGAAGCTCAACCTTATCAAAGGTGGTGATCTGAAAAATGCTATTGTTATTTATGACAAGCAGGTATCTCAGGCAGACTTTGATAACCTGGCTGATTTGATGAATCAACCTCACCAGGATGCCGGTAAACTGGGTTATCTGAATGGGGGAGTGAAATTTCCAAACGAACCGGCACGTCACAAACTGTTGGATGTGATTGGTGATTTATCTCTGATTGGTAAGCCTATTCGTGGAAAAGTAATTGCAACTTATCCCGGACACAAAATAAATACGGAATTAGCCAAGCTGATTCGTAAAGAGCTTAAAAAGCAAGAAATTCAGGCGCCTGTTTACGATGACACGATTGCACCTGTTTTGGACGTAAACGCTATTCGCAAACTTTTGCCACATCGCTGGCCATTTCTGCTGGTTGATAAAATCATAGAAATGCGCGAAAAAGTTATTGTAGGCGTAAAGAACGTTACTGTAAACGAGACTTTCTTTATGGGGCATTTCCCTGAAGAACCGGTTATGCCGGGTGTTTTATTAGTTGAAGCCATGGCGCAGACCGGTGGTTTGTTGGTGCTAAACTCGGTTGAAAATCCGGAAACATACTCAACCTATTTTTTGAAAATAGACAATGTGAAATTTCGCCAGAAAGTGGTTCCGGGCGATACGGTGATTTTCCATCTGGAGATGCCTGATGAAATGCGCAGAGGCTGTGCGTTAATGAAAGGTCATGCTTTTGTTGGTGGAAAAATAGTTGCTGAAGCAGAATTTATGGCGCAAATAGTAAAGAACAAGTAAAAGACGCTATACAACATAAACTTGATTTGTAAGATCAAGATATTCAAAGTAATAAAACTGAAAAATAAATAGAATGAAACAACCTTTAGCTTACATTCATCCCGATGCTAAGATTGCACCAACAGTTGTAATTGAACCATTTGTTACTATCGATAAAAACGTGGTAATCGGAGATGGCACTCGTATTGGTTCAAACGTAACCATTTTGGAAGGTGTGCGGATTGGAAAAAATTGCAATATCTTCCCTGGTGCTGTTATCGGGGCTGTCCCTCAGGATCTTAAATTTAAGGGAGAGGATACGTTAGCTATTATTGGAGATAATACAACAATACGTGAGTTTGTCACTATCAACAGAGGTACAGCCTCGAAGGGCAAAACCGTGGTAGGTGATAACTGTTTAATAATGGCTTATTGTCACGTAGCTCACGACTGTATTGTAGGTAATAATATCATAATGGGTAATTCAACCCAGCTGGCAGGCGAAGTGGTAATTGAAGACCACGCTATCTTAAGTGCTGCAATTCTGGTTCATCAGTTTTCGCATATCGGATCGCACGTAATGATTCAGGGTGGTTCTAAGATAAATAAAGATGTTCCTCCTTTTGTAACCGCCGGACGCGATCCTATTTCGTATGCCGGAATAAACTCAATCGGTTTGCGTCGTAGAGGATTTACAAATGAACAGATACGTGATATACAGGATGTTTATCGCTATCTTTATCAGTCGGGAATGAACACTTCTCACGCTGTAGAGAGAATTCAGGCAGAACTTCCTGCAACAAAAGAGCGCGACGAGATTTTACTCTTTGTACGCAATTCACCCCGCGGAATTATCAAAGGTTATTTTGATTGATATCATAGGAATATGCGATGTAATTGCAGGGTATATATCCTGTAAAAATAAAAATTGCATACTTTCCCTACGCTTCTTATAAAACGAAATTCGTAACATTTATGGAAAATATTGATGAAGCACAAAAGAAAAGCTTGAATTTTATAGAAGCTTTTGTAGAGCAAGACTTGAAAGATGGTAAAAATGACGGACGAATTCAAACACGTTTCCCGCCAGAGCCTAACGGTTATCTGCACATAGGTCACGCAAAGGCTATTTGCCTTGATTTTGGGATAGCAGAAAACTATGGTGGGGCTTGTAATCTTCGTTTTGACGACACCAATCCGGTTAAAGAAGACGTTGAATATGTTGATTCTATTCAGGAAGACATTCAATGGCTTGGGTACAAGTGGAAAGATGTTTATTACGCCTCAGATTATTTCCAGCAATTGTGGGATTTAGCCATTGAGCTTATAAAACAAGGTAAAGCTTATGTAGATGAACAATCTGCAGAAACTATAGCCAAACAGAAAGGTACACCTACAATACCGGGTACCGAAAGTCCTTACAGGAATCGTCCTATAGAAGAAAATCTTGAGTTGTTCAAAAAAATGAACACCGGAGAAGTTCCTGAAGGTGCTATGGTCTTACGTGCTAAGATTGATATGGCATCGCCTAACATGCATTTTCGCGATCCGTTGATGTATCGTGTTATCAATTCACACCCTCATCATCGTACCGGCTGGACATGGAAAGCATATCCTATGTACGATTATGCTCACGGACAATCCGATTATTTTGAAGGAGTTACACATTCACTTTGTACATTGGAATTTGAGGTTCATCGTCCTCTTTATGATTGGTTTATCGATCAGTTTAAAGATTCCGATTACCGTCCACGACAAATAGAATTCAACCGGTTGAACATCACTTATACTGTAATGAGTAAGCGTAAAATGCTTCAATTGGTACAAGAAGGATTGGTAAGTGGTTGGGATGATCCGCGCATGCCTACTATTTGTGGTTTGCGTCGTCGGGGTTATTCTCCTGAATCGATTCATAATTTCATTGATAAAATTGGTTATACCAAATTTGAAGCAATGAATGATGTCGGACTCTTGGAACACAGCGTGCGTGAAAGTCTGAACAAAACAG contains:
- the lpxD gene encoding UDP-3-O-(3-hydroxymyristoyl)glucosamine N-acyltransferase, with the protein product MEFTAQQIADFLHGQIQGDPSVKVSNFSKIEEGKLGTLTFLSNPKYNQYIYDCQASIVLVNKDFTPEKEISSTLIRVDDAYQSLATLLTLVDQAKPRKTGVSPLAFISDSAVIGENAYIAPFAYIGENVVIAPNATIHAHCSVEDGVKLGANVTLFSGVKIYNSCVIGDNCTLHSGCVIGSDGFGFAPVEDGSYSKIPQMGNVVLEDDVEIGANSVVDRATMGSTIIRKGVKIDNLVQIAHNVEVGVNTVIAAQTGISGSTKLGKRCILAGQVGIAGHLHIADGTIFGAQTGVPSSVKKPNQTLQGYPALPIMTFQRASVVYKNLPEIQKQILELQKQIQELENKIKK
- a CDS encoding bifunctional UDP-3-O-[3-hydroxymyristoyl] N-acetylglucosamine deacetylase/3-hydroxyacyl-ACP dehydratase, producing the protein MSKQKTIKEAFTLAGKGLHSGLEIVLTFNPAPENHGIKIKRVDLPEQPEMDAVAEYVTETTRGTVLKKGEMQVSTVEHALSALYAFGIDNCLLEVNAPEFPILDGSAKYFVEQIQQIGIVEQQAEKDYFIVRKKIEYTIPETGAKIILLPDDTFSVDVHIAFDSAVLNNQFASLSSLDDFATEIGSARTFVFVREIEQLVKLNLIKGGDLKNAIVIYDKQVSQADFDNLADLMNQPHQDAGKLGYLNGGVKFPNEPARHKLLDVIGDLSLIGKPIRGKVIATYPGHKINTELAKLIRKELKKQEIQAPVYDDTIAPVLDVNAIRKLLPHRWPFLLVDKIIEMREKVIVGVKNVTVNETFFMGHFPEEPVMPGVLLVEAMAQTGGLLVLNSVENPETYSTYFLKIDNVKFRQKVVPGDTVIFHLEMPDEMRRGCALMKGHAFVGGKIVAEAEFMAQIVKNK
- the lpxA gene encoding acyl-ACP--UDP-N-acetylglucosamine O-acyltransferase encodes the protein MKQPLAYIHPDAKIAPTVVIEPFVTIDKNVVIGDGTRIGSNVTILEGVRIGKNCNIFPGAVIGAVPQDLKFKGEDTLAIIGDNTTIREFVTINRGTASKGKTVVGDNCLIMAYCHVAHDCIVGNNIIMGNSTQLAGEVVIEDHAILSAAILVHQFSHIGSHVMIQGGSKINKDVPPFVTAGRDPISYAGINSIGLRRRGFTNEQIRDIQDVYRYLYQSGMNTSHAVERIQAELPATKERDEILLFVRNSPRGIIKGYFD
- a CDS encoding glutamine--tRNA ligase/YqeY domain fusion protein, with amino-acid sequence MENIDEAQKKSLNFIEAFVEQDLKDGKNDGRIQTRFPPEPNGYLHIGHAKAICLDFGIAENYGGACNLRFDDTNPVKEDVEYVDSIQEDIQWLGYKWKDVYYASDYFQQLWDLAIELIKQGKAYVDEQSAETIAKQKGTPTIPGTESPYRNRPIEENLELFKKMNTGEVPEGAMVLRAKIDMASPNMHFRDPLMYRVINSHPHHRTGWTWKAYPMYDYAHGQSDYFEGVTHSLCTLEFEVHRPLYDWFIDQFKDSDYRPRQIEFNRLNITYTVMSKRKMLQLVQEGLVSGWDDPRMPTICGLRRRGYSPESIHNFIDKIGYTKFEAMNDVGLLEHSVRESLNKTATRVNAVLDPVKLIITNYPEDQVDMLETVNNPEDESAGTRTLAFSKELYIERDDFMEDAPKKYFRMTPGQEVRLKSAYIVKCTGCKKDAEGNVEEIYCEYDLQTKSGMPESNRKVKGTLHWVSAAHCLSAEVRLYDRLFSVENPSADERDFRDLLNPNSLRVLNDCKVEVSLGDAKPLDQFQFQRIGYFNVDLDSTSDKLIFNRTASLKDSWAKEQGK